The genomic DNA caccaaagccacactccattcctaaacattGGAGTgcagccttggtgcagcttccagagtcttaggatgcatgcatcatttaaacagcatacctccaaagagacccgaagcagctttattttggcagtctgtaacaggccttggttttACCTCTTACTGAACGGGCAAATCTTTTTCTTCAGTTGCAGTACAAATTCTGGAATGCTCAGATAGCAGGTACCTGGGGctctcattcacactacacaaatatagaagtgttttccactttaactgacatggcaacaCCTGTGGAATGCTGGAGCTTGTAATTTCCTGAGGCATTAGAGCTCACTggataagaattctaaatacattcTAAATAAAATCACTACGTTGTTAACACCCACTCCCacgattccatgggatgttgccatggcagataaTGTGGAATATctttctatatttgtgcattgtGAATGGTCTTTCCCCTGGTCTTTCTACAGGTCTGTCTTACAGACTTGATCATTTCTTGTAAGTTCTTTTAATGAGAGGTGCTTCTAGGATGAGGTGTTTTCTTAGGTTGTGTTTGATAAAGAGGGAAGTAGTCCATAGATGGTTACGCCAACCAGTATTTTGAAAAACTCTTGTTTTCCTGCAAGAAATGAATATGGCCATCTGCCCGGAAATAAATGGTTACATCTTAACTTGTCACCAAATGGCTCCTCTCAATTATTCTGTCTCTTCTTTCCTACAGGAAGAATTCACAACAGtactaaagagtgctggtgataAGCTTATCGTCCTCGACTTCTCTGCCACATGGTGTGGGCCGTGCAAAATGATCAAGCCCTTCTTCCATGTAAGTGAGCCCCTCTAACTCCTGTGCGCTGTACCTTTATAGAagctgtggcctgttacagactgccaaaataaagctgcttcgggtctctttggaggtatgttgtttaaatgatgtatgcattctaagaatccagaagctgcaccaaagctgcactccagtgcttaggaatggagtgtggctttggcgcgacttccagactcttaggacccatgcatcatttaaatagcatatccccaaagagacccaaagcagctttattttggcagtctgtaacaggcccgtgGTTGGGTCTTCTTCTCACTTTCCAACATGTTTAAGCTGTTTTCCCTTGTGCCTCCTATTTCCCTACCAACCCAAATAGCCGTTATGCCCATGGGGCTCAAGTCAagagaaggtttcagggtcaaaatcctgggttttgatataacccatggataagtcgagggtaaaacttggggggTTATAAGGAAGGacggaaagggggaaataccacttctgccccttctctggacctctcccaaccgattcccaggtgctggaggagaggttttaacatcagactgagaaaggaagcaagtggacttaaatggagagttgtttccataggaagcaaggtcttgcaaaaggtaCTGgaaagatggttttaaatggaggtGTTTTTTTGATAGAAAGCAAGAGataagcaagtggatttaaatggataGGTTTTTTCAcgggaagccagggcttgcaaaacagagcagagagaagcaagtggatttaaatggagaggtttttccatgggaaaccagggcttgcaaaaatggAACAAGAGAGAAATAAGTGGATTTACATAGGGAGTTTTTCCGGTAGAAAGCAAAGGCTTCtaaaatggactggagggggaaggagctggtgttcaatggagattggggcatcaggcttgcatgctttaggacccttctaagcactactgatgtattgacccttatatgTCAATATAGTCGAGTATGTATGGTATTTCTGTTCCATACATACACAAGAAATGTGTGAAAGTCTGGTAGGCAATGTGATGGCACCTTGAAAACATAACCAGACTTCCACTATTAGAAGCAGGACTTACCTGTCATTCATAGTTTCCAGTTCCATGACTACAATAATTTCTCCAGTTTCTTGGTTTCTTTTGCATGAACTTGCAAATTTGTTCAGTGTGCATACTGCACATGAGGAGTAGAATTGAGCTGTTCTCTGTGTGTAAGTTAATAGACTGGCAGGAACCAGAACtccttttttatttgattttttatatactgcccttggggaaatttataaatgtaaaaatacaaagcaaacagCAAAGTCACAACCAAAGCAAATAGATCAGCCAAAATGGTATAAAGACCCTAAAATATTGGGATATTAAGAGTAGGCAATAAAACATAGTAAACTAGAAAATAAGCACAAATATCACAGACTGAAGGCTTACCAGTAGAGTTTTTATATACAAAAAGTAAATGTTactcagtttttctttttaatcaaaaTTTCTTAACCATGGGAAACAACCACCACATAAGGAAAAACTTAACAATTTAATTAGTTTCTCAGTACTTTACTGATGCTTGTTTATACAGTCACTCCTCCGTTTTCGCACACTTGAAGTCCACATCCCTCACCTGTTTGCAAacggcaaatggagggggacaaaatggggcacacactgccattcaagccaataggacATAAGTACTGGCAAATTTTcgtttgtgtgtgtggggaggggggtctggaacagattcccccacaaaaacagaggggcaactgtataaagCCATACATACCAAACCTGTATCAGTGAAATAAAACCCAAAAATTTAATTCTGTCACCTTGGCTGAGATGAATTTAAATGGTGAAGTATAGGAGCCTACCATTTATTCtctgccatggtttaatgctatggaatcctggaaattatagttagttgtggcaccagatctctctgacaaagaaggctaaatgtctcacagaactacaaattccagaattccataggattgagccatggcagtcaaagccgtgtcaaacttcattaattctgcagtgtgggtgcagcctttatTGCACATCAGTTAGAGCAGAATAAATTTTAGATATTAGGCCTATCGGTTTTACACTGTTCTAAAACATTCAGATTGAGGGGGAAATTACTACCAGAATGGAACACAAAATATATCACTTGATGCATCAGGGAACGGCTGTGTTACCCAGCTGTTGCTTTGGTGATAGTTTTATTAAGGTATCTATTTTTCTTTGCCTATTTTCAGTATGTAGTTGTTTCCTTTATGAGGAGAGATAAGCAGGGCTCATGAGTGAGGTGCAAATTGGAGGGCAACCTAGAAAATTTCTGATACCTTCCAAGGGGCACAGaaagctttcttttctcctttactCCACTttactcttccttccttttctcctagcAGAAAGAAAATCgaaatcttatttttctttttgttgtgcaggaaacaaaaggtgcctgcattttttattttaataaatatctaTTACAGAAATGTCTGCAGTATACCAGGAAACTGCACACTGGCTCATGTATTTTATTGCTCCCTGATGGCTAGCCTCCAGTCAGGTACTAGGCAGCACTTCCCCTGGGCTGCGCTGCTTTTTTTTCTTGAgttctctgctttctttctttccttgctggCTTGCCCTTCTCCTCCTGGGTTAGATGGGCGAAGAAGCCCTGTGGCCGGTTGCGTTGACTGGGACAGAAGTAGTACCATCAACCAGTTGTCAGCCATTTCCTTCCTGAGGTTGAAAGAATTAATCTCTCAAGGCAGTAAAGGCAGGAAGCAAGATGATGCATCTGATTTCACAGAGGGCCATAATTTCTGCGTGACTTGGTTCACCAAGCCAGGAATTGTGGTTGTAAGGTCCTTGCCTCTTCTCCCCAGTTCTGTGCCTtcccatagaattggaagagacctcaagggtaaTCCAgaccaacccactgccatgcaggaagacacaatcaaagtacccccatccagcctctgtttgtaaACCTCCAACTCCTCCACACTCTGAGgtagtatattccactgtcaaacagctcttactgtcaggaagttctttggaatctcttttcctatagtttgcatccattgctctgtgtcctagcatcaggaaacaagcttgctctgtcttcaatatgacatgccttcaaatatttaaacagggctatcatgtcacctcttaaccttctcttctccagtgatGTTGGTTGGAAAAGTTTGGCACACCTTTGTCCAGCAGGGACTAAGGAAGAGTTGCATTAGACATCCTTGATGAAGAAAGTGTTGTATTATGGGTGGTGATAGTGACTTGATCCTGTAGCCTGGTTTAGCCTCACCCATGCCAGTGATCTCTAGCCAACATGCTGAGTTTGGAGCTAGGGACAGGGCAGGGATTGTTACCAAAGAAATGAACAGGATGATGGCTGTCCATCTCAGCAGCTTCAGAATTGGGAGTCTGTCTATACTCCCAGCAAGCAGACCAAAGAGTTTCAGCATAATTGCCATAGTGAACAAAAACACAGAAACCCACCTGAGCATGTATTTGCCAGTTGTGCTGCAAGAATTAAAGCTTGGAAATCAGTCTTGGctagaatttggggggggggtgtatgctgacttttctaagctttgctaCAGGCACATGTTTACATTAAAAGTTCAGTGTAATTGAGATACTAATGTGCCTTTGATGCTTCCAGAATGTGTGACTGTTGTTTAATTATCTCCTTTCTTAACAGAGTCTTGTTGAAAAGTATCCAGACGTAATGTTCTTTGAAATTGACGTGGATGATGCTCAGGTAAGCTGTGAGGCAGCAACTGTCTTATTACTGCTCTTAGCAAGCTTCTTTGAGAGGGTTTCTTAAGTTGAAGAATGGAGCAAAAAttcttaaatatttgaatttaGAACCCTTTGATTTGCAAAGCATGTGCTGCATCTTCTTAGGCAGAAGTAATGCagtgcagttcgacaccactttaactgccatggctcagtgctatggaattctgggatttgtagctagccttctctatcagcaggttctggtgccataataaactcccaggatttcataggacagcacaatggcatttaaagtagggtcaaactgcattatttctgcaatgtcttAAATGAGAGACACGAGGGTTGACTTGCATACAAGCAAAATGAAGTGTCCACCACCATCTTCCTGCATGTCTCTTCACCAGAGGAAACACAAGCAATAACTTAATCTGGTGTTGACTTGGGCAAAATGCATGCTAGTGCATCTTATTGCGGAGATCTCTCTAAGAAGTAATGAAACTCAGGAGTGGATGATGCATGTACTCAAATACCTTGTTGAGCAGCATAGCTTAGTTTGGGAACAATGCTTGTAAAATTTTCCTCCTGAGCAAGCAGCACTCTTATTTTATATCATCAGCAGACTAACTCAGTCAAATTTGGAAAGTGGTGGTTTAGCTTGGGTTCTGGTATTTGGCAATGGTGACTGTGTGTAGGACCAATCAGGGCAGTTTTGTAAATGTGGTGCAGAATCGTAAGTGGGCTTCAGATAAATTCACAATCAGTATGCGGAGCATGAGCTTTTCCCTCAGAAGCATTTGGTTGAGTGGAAGGCAGGTGCAGACATATGTATGCCATTAGTATGTGAGGACATGTGAGGATACCTCCTATGTGAGGATGTCCTCACATACCCATGTGAGGTCCTACCTcccgggcagattccagatggtgtcgcttggggacagttattcgtccaagagggagctcaatttgggtgtccctcaaggtgtgattctgtccccaatgctgtttaacatttacatgaagccactgggagagatcatccagagacatggggtgtggtgttatcagtatgctgatgacacccaaatttatttctctatgtctctgcctgctgcagtgactaaggatggcatctctcctctggatgcctgccttgggttggtaatgggctggatgagggaaaacaaactgaagctgaatccagagaaaacagaggtacttgtgataggaaccccaagtccagggaaggaGTTTTGTCAACtaatcacacttcccctaaaggacgaagttcgcagtttaggaatACTCCTGGATTaatctctacagctgtcatctcaaatagatgtgacggccaggagtgctgggtaccaactttggttgatatgccaactgcatccctatctggacaaaaaggaccttgaagcagtagttcTTGCATTGGTAATatctcatctagatttctgtaatatgTTCTACAcagggctacctctgtaccaagttcggaagcttcattcggttcaaaatgtggcagccagattggttaccgGAACACATAGGTCagcccatataacacctgtgttaaaaactcttcactggctgccgattagcttctgggcgcagtacatGGCTTgtgcccaagttacttgagggaacgcctctccttacacaatccgccccacactctcagaacatctgggaagaatttattacaatatcataagctcAGGTTAACATCAACTTCCCATAGATTGTTTACGGCtgcagcccccaaactatggaacagcctaccagaagagatccatcttatcaccaccttagatgcctttaagaaggcacttaagacggatctcttccggcgggcttatctaTCCGATGTCTTATAGgggatctttaagataaaatgcttcacctgtggttatgatgtatgttttctagatgttttagatgttttaataataatgtcagtgttttattgaatgtattttatatctgtaccgtgttattttattgatgtaatcctgcctccaTCCGCAGgtagaggcaggaaaatacaaattattattattattattatgttgttattattattattatttgtctgtGCCTGATttgcactccaccaaatgcaaatgagaaagtagactgaagtctacaaaagctcatgctgccaatttctttctttcagttagtctcaaagatgctacatgatctcttcacttactgattctacagactaacacggctatatctttgaataaattCACAATAAATATTCACCACTAAAAGCAACGCTTTGTATTCTTTTGCAGAATTAACTTGGTTCTCTGGACTGATAATTGTATGAGTCAGAATTCTGGTTATCACTGGTTATAGTGACACCAGGCACAGCATGTAGCATGAAACACAAGCTGTGATGAATGTCTCTAAAAATGGCTGAATTAGGTATTTGAGTGCCAGAAAAGTCTTCTCTGTTTGCTTCTTTCTTCCAGGCAAGTGGGTGGGAAACACTATTCAGTCTAACAAAGTAGATGTGGGATTACTTCCACTGCATACACTTGGCGCATGATCAGTTGTTGTGTTACTGTTTTCAATTGATCATTTGGAGGTTGGAGAATCCTCTTCAGAAAGTGCAGTTAGTGCCTGAACTGCTCTGGTTTGCAGACACGCCTTGAGTATTCATTacaacatccatggattctagTTAAACAGCAATATTCTCTTGCCAGAAACCATGGAAACCAGTAAATGTTGACAGTTCAGGGCTACAATTCCTAGGCAAGATAAAATTGTTGTTAATCTGTGACTTCACAGTCTCAGTAGAGATATGCACCCCATGAGTTTACCAAATTATAATTTCTAAGATTCCTTGGAAGATGTCAGGCAGAGGTAAGCTGTATTTTGACAGAACCTTCAGAAATAAAGGATAGATAAAAAGCACAGTTCAGGGATAGGGAACATTTATTTGACTTGCTAGAAGTTTtttgactgcaaatcccagaaggcTCAGCCAGTTAGGCCAGTTGAtagagattatgggagttacaACTGACAAAACAGGTCAAAGGTTCCCAACCCCTACTTGAAGCTGGGGTATAATAAAGTTCTTGATCCCATTTACTTTTGCAGGTAATGTAGTCTGTGTTTGTATGTAAATATAACAGAGCAGAACTTGGTTTCTCTTGAGAAGCATTATAATAGAATTGTAGTTTCATCCTTGTTTTGAATTGTGGAATATGTTTTCACTGATTGTCTATTTGggctgctttaaaaatgaattagatAAATTCTACTCAAAAATTGATTAGATAAACTGGCTATTTGAACAGAACATCAGTCTGATGCAATATAGCTCATAATTTCCTTGCAAGACACCTGTGGCTGTagcatcttccagaatcccaagGGTCAAAAGCAACCTTGGAAGACATTTCCTCTACTGAATGCTAATTATATACTACACCAGACTTATCTGGACAAACCTTTTCATGTTTTCTAGGACGTTGCCGCACACTGTGATGTGAAGTGCATGCCAACATTCCAGTTCTACAAGAACAATGAAAAGGTACATGGTCCCAACTTTTCCGGCTAAAAGTTCCACGGGGAATATGGGATGTCACTTTTACGATTCAACTGTGTAATGTTCTCAGTATTGGAGGAGCTGGGATAATTCGGGCAGGCTCTCTTATCTCTGCACCACCAGGCTTCTCCTCCAACCCTTCTTACATGCTCTGAGCAGGCTTGTTAACAGTgattccccatttcttttctgaTGTTGACCATCTGTGGATTGGCAATGTGAACTCAAAGTTGTGAGCATgccagtaaaaatattttttttgttttttctggccTACTAGTCTTCTGTGTTTCCCTTCTGGATACAGAAGAGAAGCCTCTAAAGGAGCCGTTACATGTTAAAAGTAATGGTATTCACCCTAAGTGATCCAATGCAAAgacttgtggttgttgttatccTTGCTTATTTTGTCTGGAGCACTGGGTCTCATGTTATTCTGGCAAAGTATTCACACTATTTTCCTTGACATAGCACCATAAACATGGGAGGTTAAAAAATGTCATGCCAGGTTAAAAAATGTCAAGTATGTATTAAGTAATACGTAAGCTGCTTGGAAGCAGCTTGTAGAATTTTTATGATGCGCCACACTATAATCAAACTTCATTTGAATTGAAATGAATGGCAAATTTTCAGAGGCTGAAGGCAAAAATAGCAAATAACATTGACAGTTTTCCAAAATGATGTACACAGAAAGGAAGGAGGTtgtctggttttttgttttgttttgttttgacagtCAGTTTTTGTGAAGGAGTTGCTCTACTAAGAGCTGACCTTTACATGCTGAGTCATAGGTGCAGAGATGCAGAGTTTCTCTTAAGAACAGGCAGCATATCCTGTTCTGTAGCCCTGCCATCAATGCAGACATTTCTTGTACCTGTGTTTGGATTACCAAGGAAGCTCCCAATGTATTATACCTTTTTGGAAGACAAAGATTGTATCCCCTCCCTCAAACAATAAGGTGATTCATCCAGAAGCTCCCAATGTATTATACCTTTTTGGAAGACAAAGATTGTATCCCCTCCCTCAAACAATAAGGTGATTCATCCAGGACACCTATAAGCTAGTGGTCTGTTGTTAAAGCTGGGTGCACAGAAAAACCAGTGCTCTCACCAACTTCCACTAGATCTAGCACCAATTTGGTGTTAAGATTCTTTGTAAGAATCACTACAGCAAGCAGAACTCAATCTGATCCTGTGAAGCAGTGTTTCTTAACCTTTGCtcttccagatgatttggacatCAGTTCCCTTAATGTCTTCcctttggtcatgctggctggagctttGAGGagttgaagtctgaaacatctggattGAGAATCACTGGTTTAAGACATGTACTGTCAGTGTTCATAGGATTCATGAATGGCAAAGTTATTTAGCTTTGGCATATGCATGTCTGCTTTTGTATACAAAATGCattggactaataataataaataatggacTAGGTTAAAGCTGGCCTACTACCTCTTCTAAGCCTATTGCGGTGAATAAGTGGTTGCTAGAGTTACAGAACTGAGGTCCTGTGCTGAAGATGGGATTTTACATATGTTGCTGTTTTAAAGACCCAGACCAATTCCTCCTCCATGAATATGCCCTAAAATCATGGGAGATAACATGACTTTGCAGTGTAACATGACCTTAAAAGGCCTCCAATCTCTATGCTCTTGAAATCATTAAGAATGAATTGTAAACTAATTGGCTTTAaatttgaaatacctgtatttcaGGTGCATGAATTTTCTGGAGCAAACAAAGAGAAGCTGGAAGAAACCATTAAGAAGCTAAAGTAACCATTGGTTCTGGTTCATGAAATGTGACTGTTAAGTTATAGCCTTTTCTACATAAACTGACTAAATTAGCATAAGTATCCCGAATACACTTTGACTCTTCGGACTGTAaatcaaaagaataaaaaatgtatAAACAGTTCCACAACTCTTCTTTTATTCCCTatttggggtatgtgtgtgtgtgtgtgtgcgcgcgcacatgtACATATGTGCTTTagttcattttattgtttgtagcAGTATCTGTATTATATAAGCCCCAGGATAAATAGCTAAGGGAATGGCTGCATTTTTCAAAACTAACCCATCTTCTAAATGTCAGTTGTGTAGTGTATTAGTATCCGGCTCTCTTTTGCAACACATCCGATTGACAAACAGGCATTACTTCTGTTGGTAGTAAAGCATTACAAAAGCAATTGATACTAACAGAAGCTGCAGTTGTCTCAACTGTAAATTACAAAGTTAAATTATAACATTTTCTGCATCTGGGCATCTTGAGAGATTTTTTCCAGCCCCAGCAACGCTTGGCTTCTACCTGCGGCTCTCAACTTTGGATCCTTAAAGTTTCTAAGAGTTTAAGTCAAAACAAGTTTCTCCCTTGTTCTAATTTTTATTCCTAATGCAAAGAATTCAAATATTGATTAAATCTCTatatgaactgaactgaaattctgCACTATTTGGTCTGGCCAAAATCAGTAGGTTCACTTATTCCCAACATAAAGATCATGGTGTACCAAGAGTGTCTCAGGAAAAAAGATGAGAAGTGTAACTGACCATTAatacacataggcctgttacagactgccaaaataaagctgcttcaggtctctttggaggtatgctatttaaatgatgcagagtccggaggtcacgctaaagccacactccattcctaagcactggagtgcagctttggtgcagcttccggattcttgggatgcatgcatcatttaaacagcatgcctccaaagagacccgaagcagctttattttggcagtctgtaacaggccatagattccaATTCAGACTTTGAGCAGCACTCTGCCAATGACT from Sceloporus undulatus isolate JIND9_A2432 ecotype Alabama chromosome 2, SceUnd_v1.1, whole genome shotgun sequence includes the following:
- the LOC121921622 gene encoding thioredoxin-like, coding for MEEGGANQESSTSPPPPQAEASAEAAIAEPKPEPAPEPPGEPPAEPQPEPPAEPQPEPPAEPQPGPSEESQPPEQPAKMVKTVTSLEEFTTVLKSAGDKLIVLDFSATWCGPCKMIKPFFHSLVEKYPDVMFFEIDVDDAQDVAAHCDVKCMPTFQFYKNNEKVHEFSGANKEKLEETIKKLK